In Paracoccus aerodenitrificans, the following are encoded in one genomic region:
- a CDS encoding N-acetylmuramic acid 6-phosphate etherase, giving the protein MNARSTEARHSASTGLHANASGEVLALALDSQINALNALRPAFPAIEKAAEAGAAALRSGHKMAYAGAGSSGLMAMADCLELSGTFGVPVDRTPMLFAGGAEALLHMRGSVEDDPVLAQDDVERAGLGEGDVLLTVSASGSTPYALAAAEAAQAAGAVVVGIANVPDTLLLATADIPVLIDTGAEIIAGSTRLGAATAQKAALNLLSVMVGIKLGHVHDGHMVNLVADNAKLVARAARIVGELAQVPPPVAEAALLATKGAVKSAILVARGMAPDEASAALERTEGHLAPLLD; this is encoded by the coding sequence ATGAACGCTCGCAGCACCGAAGCCAGACATTCAGCATCGACCGGATTGCACGCAAATGCGTCCGGTGAGGTGCTGGCGCTTGCGCTCGATTCTCAGATCAACGCGCTGAACGCGCTGCGGCCCGCTTTTCCTGCAATTGAAAAAGCTGCCGAAGCGGGGGCTGCCGCGCTTCGGAGCGGTCATAAGATGGCCTATGCAGGCGCGGGAAGTTCGGGCCTGATGGCGATGGCCGATTGCCTTGAGCTTTCGGGAACATTCGGTGTACCGGTTGACCGGACGCCGATGCTGTTCGCGGGCGGCGCCGAGGCATTGCTGCATATGCGCGGCAGTGTCGAAGATGATCCAGTGCTGGCGCAGGACGATGTCGAACGCGCCGGTCTGGGAGAGGGCGATGTCCTGCTGACCGTATCGGCTTCGGGGTCGACGCCATATGCTCTGGCCGCGGCCGAAGCAGCGCAGGCTGCGGGGGCCGTCGTGGTCGGAATCGCGAATGTGCCTGACACATTGCTGCTGGCGACCGCCGATATTCCCGTGCTGATCGATACCGGAGCAGAGATCATTGCCGGGTCCACCCGGCTGGGTGCGGCGACTGCGCAGAAAGCGGCGCTGAACCTTCTGTCCGTCATGGTCGGCATCAAGCTGGGCCATGTTCATGACGGACATATGGTCAATCTTGTCGCGGATAACGCGAAACTTGTCGCCCGTGCGGCCCGGATCGTCGGAGAACTTGCACAGGTGCCGCCTCCGGTGGCCGAGGCTGCGCTGCTGGCAACGAAAGGCGCTGTCAAATCCGCGATTCTGGTTGCGCGTGGCATGGCCCCGGATGAAGCTTCGGCGGCGCTGGAGAGGACGGAGGGGCATCTTGCCCCGCTACTCGACTGA
- a CDS encoding IS5 family transposase (programmed frameshift): protein MSNLFWLTDAQMERLKPYFPKSHGKPRVDDRRVLSGIIFINRNGLRWCDAPTDYGPAKTLDNRWKRWSENGTFARIMVGLAAESAEHNTIMIDATYLKAHRTASSLRIKKGGGGRQIGRTKGGMNTKLHAVTDAKGRPIGFFMSAGQVSDYTGAAALLNSLPEADWLLADRGYDADWFRDALKNKGIKVCIPGRKSRKKPVKYDKRRYKRRNRIEIMFGRLKDWRRVATRYDRCPETFFSAILLAATVIFWL from the exons ATGAGCAACCTTTTCTGGCTGACTGACGCGCAGATGGAGCGTCTGAAACCCTATTTCCCGAAATCCCACGGCAAGCCACGCGTTGACGACCGGCGTGTGCTGAGCGGCATAATATTCATCAATCGTAATGGCTTGCGATGGTGCGACGCGCCGACGGACTACGGCCCCGCCAAGACGCTCGACAACCGCTGGAAGCGCTGGAGCGAGAACGGGACCTTCGCCCGGATCATGGTGGGCCTCGCCGCCGAGAGCGCCGAACACAATACGATCATGATCGACGCGACCTATCTGAAAGCGCATCGCACGGCCTCGAGCCTGCGGATCAAAAAAGGGGGCG GCGGGCGCCAGATCGGGCGAACGAAAGGCGGCATGAACACGAAACTGCACGCCGTCACCGACGCGAAGGGCCGCCCGATAGGGTTCTTCATGTCCGCCGGACAAGTCAGTGATTACACCGGGGCAGCGGCACTTCTGAACAGCCTGCCGGAGGCGGATTGGCTGCTGGCCGATCGGGGCTATGATGCCGACTGGTTCAGAGATGCCTTGAAAAACAAGGGGATAAAGGTTTGCATCCCGGGTCGGAAGTCGCGCAAGAAACCCGTCAAATACGACAAGCGGCGATACAAACGCCGCAACCGCATCGAAATCATGTTCGGCCGACTCAAGGATTGGAGGCGCGTCGCCACCCGATACGACCGTTGCCCCGAGACCTTCTTCTCTGCAATCCTGCTCGCCGCGACCGTCATCTTCTGGTTATGA
- a CDS encoding BadF/BadG/BcrA/BcrD ATPase family protein, giving the protein MVFFLGIDGGGTGCRAALADAEGRILGRGTGGPANINTSVDAAATSIIAATMQSLENVEASPQDLIATLGLAGGTMSGATRRLAELLPFGRTQIVNDGVIAARGALGSDDGILAAIGTGSVYAVQRGNQIRQSGGRGFLLGDHASGAVMGRELLSRTLMAEDGFVPMTPLLKQISAQLGGIEGIIEFGNTARPADFGALAPRIVNSDDPAAREIFENAVEQVRHALQTLQQDDNLPVVFTGGLGPYYAERLDGPWPLRSSKGSAVDGALDMAIQMGASS; this is encoded by the coding sequence ATGGTATTTTTCTTGGGAATCGATGGCGGCGGCACCGGATGTCGTGCCGCATTGGCCGATGCAGAAGGGCGCATTCTGGGCCGCGGCACGGGCGGCCCCGCCAATATCAACACCAGCGTTGACGCGGCGGCGACCAGCATTATCGCCGCGACGATGCAGAGTTTGGAAAACGTTGAGGCAAGCCCGCAGGATCTGATTGCGACGCTTGGTCTGGCCGGTGGAACGATGAGCGGCGCGACAAGACGACTTGCCGAGCTTCTGCCCTTCGGCCGGACCCAGATCGTAAATGATGGCGTCATAGCGGCGCGGGGTGCGCTTGGAAGCGATGACGGGATACTTGCCGCGATCGGAACCGGCTCGGTCTATGCCGTTCAGCGCGGCAACCAGATCCGGCAAAGCGGCGGGCGCGGCTTCTTGCTGGGAGACCATGCAAGCGGCGCGGTCATGGGCCGGGAGTTGCTGTCGCGAACCCTGATGGCTGAAGACGGATTCGTCCCGATGACGCCGCTTCTGAAACAGATCTCGGCACAGCTTGGCGGGATTGAGGGCATTATCGAGTTCGGAAATACCGCGCGGCCTGCCGATTTCGGGGCTCTGGCCCCGCGTATCGTCAACTCGGACGATCCTGCCGCCCGCGAGATCTTCGAAAATGCCGTCGAACAGGTGCGCCACGCCCTGCAAACGCTTCAGCAGGACGACAATCTTCCGGTGGTGTTCACCGGCGGGCTTGGGCCGTATTATGCCGAGCGTCTTGACGGGCCGTGGCCGCTTCGAAGCTCAAAAGGCAGTGCCGTTGACGGCGCTCTGGACATGGCCATCCAGATGGGCGCTTCATCATGA
- a CDS encoding GntR family transcriptional regulator produces the protein MTELFSPAAFTDTKGGPLYVQLHRRIASAIESGQLKPGDSLPPEREIATMTGLSRVTVRKGVEALVSSGQLVQKRGSGTFVAARIERMEQALSLLTSFTEDMQRRGRQVESHWLARGLHAPAPEEVMALGLGANDRVARLERVRSSDGTPLAIERASLPASILPDPENVDGSLYSMLETRKSRPIRAVQRISAVNLEAKDAALLKVPLGVAGLRIERVSYLPSGQVVEFTRSVYRGDAYDFAVELKLAPKAERTSE, from the coding sequence ATGACAGAGTTGTTCTCGCCCGCCGCCTTCACCGATACCAAGGGCGGCCCGCTTTACGTGCAACTGCATCGCCGCATCGCCAGCGCCATCGAATCAGGTCAGTTGAAACCCGGCGACAGCCTGCCTCCGGAGCGTGAAATCGCCACCATGACCGGATTGTCCCGCGTGACCGTGCGCAAGGGTGTCGAAGCTCTGGTCAGCTCTGGCCAGCTTGTGCAGAAACGTGGCTCGGGCACCTTCGTCGCCGCCAGAATCGAGCGGATGGAGCAGGCGCTTTCCCTGCTGACCTCGTTTACCGAAGATATGCAGCGGCGCGGACGCCAGGTCGAAAGTCACTGGCTGGCCCGCGGCCTGCACGCCCCTGCCCCGGAAGAGGTGATGGCCCTCGGTCTGGGCGCAAATGACCGCGTTGCCCGGCTGGAAAGAGTGCGAAGCTCTGACGGGACACCACTTGCGATAGAACGCGCGTCGCTGCCCGCCTCAATCCTTCCGGACCCCGAAAATGTCGATGGCAGCCTGTATTCCATGCTGGAAACCCGCAAATCGCGGCCCATCCGCGCCGTTCAGCGAATCTCAGCAGTTAATCTGGAAGCGAAAGACGCCGCCTTGCTGAAAGTGCCGCTCGGCGTGGCAGGGCTGCGGATCGAGCGTGTTTCATACCTGCCGTCCGGGCAGGTCGTCGAATTCACAAGATCAGTTTATCGTGGCGATGCCTATGATTTCGCCGTCGAACTGAAACTGGCCCCGAAGGCCGAAAGGACAAGCGAATGA
- a CDS encoding SIS domain-containing protein has protein sequence MTQSHMAREVAEIPQTASRFLENTRDVVSHAAKALRERDPMVFATVARGSSDHAATYLKYAIELHSGIPVASIGPSIASIYKRPLRMDRGACIGISQSGRSPDIVDMIGAAGQGGALSVAITNHADSPMAEAAGHCLPLEAGVEQSVAATKTFVNSVVAGLALLAEWRQDDELRAAVAALPDAFAQAISMDWSPLSDRLARASSAYVLGRGPGNAIANESALKLKETSGMHAEAYSAAEVLHGPAAIVQANFPVLVLGVEDAALTQVVATATRLAEQGADVFLTGADVPGTTRLPSVDGLHPLIAPLVQIASFYACVEGLARRRGFDPDTPPHLRKVTETV, from the coding sequence ATGACCCAAAGCCACATGGCCCGAGAAGTGGCCGAAATTCCGCAAACCGCCTCGCGCTTTCTGGAGAACACGCGCGACGTGGTCAGTCACGCCGCAAAAGCCCTGCGCGAGCGGGACCCGATGGTTTTCGCAACCGTCGCTCGTGGTTCTTCGGACCACGCGGCAACCTATCTGAAATATGCGATAGAGTTGCATTCGGGCATCCCCGTCGCTTCAATCGGGCCGTCTATCGCCTCGATCTACAAGCGTCCGCTGCGGATGGATCGCGGCGCATGTATCGGCATCTCGCAATCCGGTCGCAGCCCGGACATTGTGGACATGATCGGCGCCGCAGGACAAGGAGGCGCTCTGTCAGTCGCCATCACCAACCATGCCGACAGCCCGATGGCCGAGGCCGCAGGCCACTGCCTGCCGCTGGAAGCGGGCGTCGAGCAAAGCGTCGCCGCCACGAAAACCTTCGTCAACTCGGTCGTTGCCGGGCTGGCTCTGCTAGCCGAGTGGCGGCAGGATGATGAGCTTCGCGCCGCCGTCGCAGCCCTGCCCGATGCCTTCGCGCAGGCCATTTCAATGGACTGGTCGCCGCTTTCGGACCGGCTGGCGCGGGCAAGTTCCGCCTATGTGCTGGGACGCGGACCGGGCAATGCCATCGCCAACGAATCAGCACTGAAGCTGAAGGAAACCTCCGGGATGCATGCCGAGGCATACAGCGCCGCCGAGGTTCTGCACGGACCCGCCGCAATCGTTCAGGCGAATTTCCCGGTTCTGGTCCTTGGCGTCGAGGACGCGGCGCTGACTCAGGTCGTCGCAACAGCGACGCGCCTGGCCGAGCAGGGCGCGGATGTCTTCCTGACAGGTGCCGATGTTCCCGGCACCACCCGGCTGCCCTCGGTCGACGGGCTGCACCCGCTTATTGCGCCTCTGGTCCAGATTGCAAGCTTCTATGCCTGTGTCGAAGGGCTTGCCCGGCGTCGTGGCTTCGACCCCGACACGCCACCGCATCTTCGCAAGGTCACGGAAACCGTCTGA
- the nagA gene encoding N-acetylglucosamine-6-phosphate deacetylase, with protein MQHILSGARIFDGAEFIDDHVLVIEDGFISAILPRGQAGEPTHSCDGIIAPAFLDLQVNGGGGKMVDCSTDLAALRHICETHRNLGCAGILPTLITDTADATAKVIEAGIAAAESGVPGFLGLHLEGPHLDPRRKGAHDPALVRPMEEADLARLCDAARTLPILMVTLAPEAVTPQQIATLSGAGAIISLGHSDCDYDAACAAFDAGASCATHLFNAMSQMGHRSPGLTGAVLSRTEPNAGLIADGIHVHPAAMKAALAARTDGIFLVTDCMAFAGTTLSEMTLNGRPVRREKGRLTLADGTLAGADLRMDRAIATLVGDVGIAPERALAMATVEPARAIGLDHRFGRLAPKRSADLVLLDDSFTLRGIWADGEWQRPLD; from the coding sequence ATGCAGCATATTCTTTCCGGTGCACGCATTTTCGACGGTGCCGAGTTTATCGACGATCATGTGCTGGTGATCGAGGATGGTTTCATCAGCGCCATTCTTCCACGCGGTCAGGCCGGTGAACCCACCCATAGTTGCGACGGTATCATCGCGCCGGCCTTTCTTGATCTTCAGGTCAATGGCGGCGGCGGGAAAATGGTGGACTGCTCTACCGATCTGGCTGCTCTGCGCCATATCTGCGAGACACATCGCAACCTTGGCTGCGCGGGCATCCTGCCAACGCTGATCACGGATACAGCGGACGCGACGGCAAAGGTGATCGAGGCCGGTATCGCAGCAGCAGAAAGCGGCGTGCCGGGATTCCTTGGGTTGCATCTGGAGGGTCCGCATCTGGATCCCCGCCGCAAGGGTGCGCATGATCCGGCGCTTGTCAGACCGATGGAAGAGGCCGATCTTGCGCGGCTGTGCGACGCGGCCCGCACCCTTCCGATCCTGATGGTGACGCTTGCCCCGGAAGCGGTTACGCCTCAGCAGATTGCGACCCTCTCGGGTGCTGGCGCGATTATCAGCCTTGGGCATAGCGACTGCGACTATGACGCCGCCTGCGCCGCTTTCGACGCAGGGGCAAGCTGCGCTACGCATCTGTTCAACGCAATGAGCCAGATGGGACATCGCAGCCCGGGCCTGACCGGAGCGGTCCTGTCCAGAACCGAGCCAAATGCCGGGCTGATCGCCGATGGCATCCATGTGCATCCGGCGGCCATGAAAGCGGCACTCGCCGCTCGCACGGACGGCATCTTCCTTGTGACGGATTGCATGGCATTTGCCGGAACGACTCTGTCAGAAATGACCCTGAACGGCCGACCTGTCCGCCGCGAAAAGGGGCGGTTGACGCTGGCAGACGGCACCCTTGCCGGAGCGGATCTTCGCATGGACCGCGCCATTGCAACGCTTGTCGGGGATGTCGGCATTGCCCCCGAACGTGCCCTTGCGATGGCCACAGTTGAACCTGCCCGCGCCATCGGGCTGGATCATCGGTTCGGACGCCTTGCCCCGAAAAGATCGGCCGATCTGGTGCTGCTGGATGACAGCTTCACCCTGCGCGGCATCTGGGCGGATGGTGAGTGGCAGAGGCCTCTGGACTGA
- a CDS encoding alkene reductase: protein MSNALLFEPYQLGDLTLSNRVVMAPLTRNRAADGLVPGPNAAEYYAQRASAGLIIAEATQVSEQAQGYQDTPGIYSDAQVAGWRKVTDAVHEKGGKIFVQLWHTGRISHVSVQPGNRAPVAPSAVAADAKTFVDGGFQQVSEPRALELSEIPDVIDSFRSAAANAIRAGFDGVEIHAANGYLIDQFSKDGANKRDDDYGGSIQNRARFLLEVMQAVIGEIGPNRTGIRISPVTPANGISDSDPQKLFDYIVAELDKLSPVYLHVIEGATGGPRDVAPFDYAALRKLFRSTYIANNGYDRELADKALADGAADLISFGAPYVANPDLVARLEAGAALAVPDRDTLYGGGAKGYTDYPTMSGTV from the coding sequence ATGTCCAACGCTCTTCTCTTCGAACCTTACCAATTGGGTGACCTCACCCTGTCCAATCGTGTCGTAATGGCGCCGCTGACGCGGAACCGGGCGGCGGACGGGCTGGTTCCGGGGCCGAATGCGGCCGAATATTATGCGCAGCGGGCTTCTGCCGGGCTGATCATTGCCGAGGCGACTCAGGTGTCAGAGCAGGCGCAGGGCTATCAGGACACGCCCGGCATCTATTCCGACGCGCAGGTCGCCGGATGGCGCAAGGTGACGGACGCCGTTCATGAGAAAGGCGGAAAAATCTTTGTGCAGCTTTGGCATACCGGGCGGATCTCTCATGTTTCGGTGCAGCCGGGCAATCGCGCTCCGGTGGCGCCTTCTGCGGTTGCCGCCGATGCCAAGACCTTCGTTGACGGCGGGTTTCAGCAGGTCTCAGAGCCCCGCGCCCTGGAACTGAGCGAAATTCCGGATGTGATCGACAGTTTCCGTAGTGCCGCCGCGAATGCGATCAGGGCCGGGTTCGATGGGGTCGAGATTCACGCGGCGAATGGCTATCTGATCGACCAGTTCAGCAAGGATGGGGCCAATAAGCGGGATGATGATTATGGCGGTTCCATCCAGAACCGTGCACGCTTCCTGCTTGAGGTGATGCAGGCTGTGATCGGTGAGATCGGTCCCAACCGGACCGGGATCCGCATTTCGCCGGTTACTCCGGCGAATGGTATCAGCGACAGCGATCCGCAAAAGCTTTTCGACTATATCGTCGCCGAGCTGGACAAGCTTTCGCCCGTCTATCTTCATGTCATCGAAGGTGCGACGGGCGGTCCGCGCGATGTCGCGCCGTTTGATTATGCCGCGCTGCGCAAGCTTTTCCGCAGCACCTATATCGCGAATAACGGTTATGACCGCGAACTGGCCGATAAGGCTCTGGCTGACGGAGCGGCGGATCTGATCTCATTCGGTGCGCCCTATGTGGCGAATCCGGATCTTGTCGCGCGGCTTGAGGCAGGGGCAGCTTTGGCTGTGCCTGATCGCGACACGCTTTATGGTGGTGGGGCGAAGGGATACACGGATTATCCGACCATGTCCGGGACGGTCTGA
- a CDS encoding DUF983 domain-containing protein has translation MTEVRDSRTAIRRGVSCRCPNCGEGRIFQGYLKVVESCAHCGAPLAKYPAADGPAFFTMTFVMLLLIPVIGFGWVLFEPDPLTFLIVLTVLMTALTLVLLRLCKGAFIGYLWAKNERDRGA, from the coding sequence ATGACCGAGGTACGTGACAGCCGCACCGCCATTCGCCGGGGAGTTTCCTGCCGCTGTCCGAATTGCGGCGAAGGTCGGATTTTTCAGGGCTATCTGAAGGTTGTTGAGAGCTGTGCGCATTGCGGTGCGCCTTTGGCAAAATATCCGGCGGCGGACGGTCCTGCCTTTTTCACGATGACGTTCGTCATGCTTCTGCTGATTCCGGTCATCGGCTTCGGCTGGGTCCTGTTCGAGCCCGATCCGCTGACATTTCTGATCGTCCTGACTGTGCTGATGACGGCGCTGACTCTGGTGCTGCTGCGGCTCTGCAAGGGCGCTTTCATCGGGTATCTCTGGGCCAAGAATGAGCGCGACCGGGGCGCATAG
- a CDS encoding LacI family DNA-binding transcriptional regulator, whose product MKDQSRAPRIHDVARLAGVSSATVSRALSKPDMVSEATRQAVAEAVRETGYIVNVTARNLRQQQVGGVLALVPNLANPFFSEILSGIASTLRARGLNLLVLDTRAANDGAPAATMASYLNRARCDGVIVMDGAVPAEMLSAPSCPPVVQVCEWTRGLNAPRILADNAGGACEAARHLTELGHRRILHLRGPSGNTLTTSRQSGFVEGVNRAGIDIDRDVTRIDGDFSLRSGFETAARLARMQPRPSAVFCDNDEMAIGLIHGLHQLGLRVPDDISVVGFDNIEMARYSLPPLTTIRQWRTTLGRRAAETLLASIEGETVEDVVILPVELILRDSTASV is encoded by the coding sequence GTGAAAGATCAATCCCGGGCACCACGAATCCACGATGTCGCCAGACTTGCAGGCGTTTCCTCCGCCACGGTCAGCCGGGCGCTGTCGAAACCGGATATGGTGTCCGAGGCAACCCGGCAGGCGGTCGCAGAAGCGGTACGGGAAACCGGCTATATCGTGAATGTAACGGCCCGCAATCTGCGCCAGCAACAGGTCGGCGGTGTTCTGGCACTGGTTCCCAATCTGGCGAATCCCTTCTTCTCGGAGATACTTTCGGGGATAGCGTCCACCCTGCGTGCGCGGGGCCTGAATCTTCTGGTGCTCGATACACGCGCTGCGAATGATGGCGCACCGGCGGCGACGATGGCGTCATATCTGAACCGTGCACGTTGCGACGGGGTGATTGTCATGGATGGTGCCGTGCCGGCAGAGATGCTGTCGGCGCCCTCTTGTCCTCCGGTTGTGCAGGTCTGCGAATGGACCAGAGGGCTGAACGCGCCCCGTATTCTGGCCGATAATGCCGGCGGCGCATGCGAGGCCGCGCGTCACCTGACAGAGTTGGGGCATCGCAGGATTCTGCATTTGCGTGGACCTTCGGGAAACACGCTGACGACCTCACGGCAAAGCGGGTTTGTCGAGGGTGTGAACAGGGCTGGAATTGACATTGACCGGGATGTGACCCGCATCGACGGGGATTTTAGCCTTCGCTCGGGGTTTGAGACCGCTGCCCGCCTTGCCAGGATGCAGCCCCGGCCAAGTGCGGTGTTCTGTGACAATGATGAAATGGCAATTGGCCTGATTCATGGCCTGCATCAGCTTGGATTGCGTGTGCCGGACGATATCTCGGTGGTTGGTTTCGACAATATCGAGATGGCACGCTACAGCCTGCCTCCGCTGACTACGATCCGACAATGGCGTACAACTCTTGGGCGGAGGGCGGCTGAGACTCTGCTGGCCTCGATCGAAGGGGAAACGGTCGAGGATGTCGTGATATTGCCGGTAGAGCTTATTCTTCGTGACAGCACGGCAAGCGTCTAG
- a CDS encoding sugar phosphate isomerase/epimerase family protein, translating to MKTIKGPGLFLAQFAGDTAPFDNFDSITAWAAGCGYEGVQVPSGTKSLIDLDQAATSRDYADDLKGRAAESGIQITELSAHLQGQLVAVHPAFDEAFDGFAPQELRGNPAARQQWAVEQVKNTIDASALLGLDRMAAFSGALAWPYFYPWPQRPAGLVEAAFDELAKRWRPILDHADAKGVDICFEIHPGEDLHDGVTFEMFLDRVDEHPRAKMLYDPSHYLLQQLDYLENLDIYADRIGMFHVKDAEFNPTGRQGAYGGYQSWIDRAGRFRSPGDGQVDFKAIFSKLTAMDFDGWAVVEWECAMKHPEDGAREGAQFVRDHIIPVTDRVFDDFADSGVDQDANLRMLGLGERK from the coding sequence ATGAAGACGATCAAAGGGCCGGGGCTGTTTCTCGCACAGTTTGCGGGCGACACGGCACCGTTCGACAATTTCGATTCGATCACCGCCTGGGCTGCCGGTTGCGGGTATGAAGGTGTTCAGGTCCCGTCCGGCACGAAGTCTCTGATAGATCTGGATCAGGCAGCTACGTCCCGCGACTATGCAGACGATCTGAAAGGCCGTGCGGCGGAAAGCGGAATCCAGATCACCGAGCTTTCCGCGCATCTTCAAGGCCAGCTTGTGGCCGTCCACCCTGCATTCGATGAGGCGTTTGACGGCTTCGCACCACAGGAATTGCGCGGCAATCCGGCAGCGCGTCAGCAATGGGCGGTGGAGCAGGTCAAGAATACCATCGACGCCTCGGCCCTGCTTGGTCTGGATCGCATGGCGGCGTTTTCCGGCGCTCTGGCATGGCCCTATTTCTACCCTTGGCCGCAGCGGCCCGCCGGGCTGGTGGAAGCCGCTTTTGATGAGCTTGCGAAACGCTGGCGGCCGATACTGGACCACGCCGATGCGAAAGGGGTGGATATCTGCTTCGAGATCCACCCCGGCGAAGATCTGCATGACGGCGTGACCTTCGAAATGTTCCTCGACCGCGTGGACGAGCATCCCCGGGCGAAGATGCTTTACGACCCCTCTCATTACCTGCTTCAGCAGCTCGATTATCTGGAAAATCTGGACATTTATGCGGACCGCATCGGGATGTTCCACGTCAAGGATGCCGAGTTCAATCCGACAGGGCGGCAAGGTGCGTATGGCGGCTATCAGTCATGGATCGACCGCGCCGGGCGGTTCCGCAGCCCCGGCGACGGGCAGGTCGATTTCAAGGCGATTTTTTCGAAACTGACCGCGATGGATTTCGATGGTTGGGCCGTCGTCGAATGGGAATGCGCGATGAAGCACCCAGAGGACGGCGCACGTGAAGGGGCTCAATTCGTTCGTGATCACATTATCCCGGTCACGGATCGAGTTTTTGACGATTTCGCGGATTCCGGCGTCGATCAGGACGCCAATCTACGCATGTTGGGACTTGGAGAGCGCAAATGA
- a CDS encoding Gfo/Idh/MocA family protein, which produces MNTHKPLRLGMVGGGAGAMIGNVHRIASRIDGEYVLVAGALSSTPEKAQQSAAELGIAQDRAYDDYEKMAQQEAAREDGIDAVSICTPNFLHAPVAKAFLAQGIHVICDKPMTATLEEAQDLAETIKSSDALFFLTHNYSGYPQIRLAREMVARGDLGTIRLVQAEYAQDWLTEASDSKQAEWRGDPSKAGAGGAIGDIGTHAFQLARFVTGMIPEKLAADLTAFVPGRKLDDNANILLRYAEGAKGSIWCSQVAPGTENGLKLRVYGDKGGLEWAHEAPETLWFTPFGEPTRKLRRGGPGTPESVMAASRVPPGHPEGYLEGFANIYTEAAAAIRAHQAGETLPEPMLVPGLQDGLEGLYFIDACVRSNESDTAWVKVMP; this is translated from the coding sequence ATGAACACGCATAAACCTTTAAGGCTAGGGATGGTCGGCGGCGGTGCCGGAGCGATGATCGGCAATGTGCACCGCATCGCCTCCCGGATCGACGGCGAATATGTGCTTGTCGCAGGTGCACTTTCCTCGACCCCGGAAAAGGCGCAGCAAAGCGCCGCCGAGTTGGGGATCGCGCAGGACCGCGCCTATGACGATTACGAAAAAATGGCGCAGCAAGAGGCTGCACGCGAGGACGGTATCGACGCTGTCTCAATCTGCACACCGAACTTCCTGCATGCTCCGGTCGCAAAGGCATTTCTTGCGCAGGGCATTCACGTCATCTGCGACAAGCCGATGACCGCCACTCTGGAAGAAGCGCAGGATCTGGCCGAGACGATAAAATCTTCGGATGCGCTGTTTTTCCTGACCCATAATTATTCGGGCTATCCTCAGATCCGTCTGGCGCGGGAAATGGTGGCGCGAGGCGATCTGGGAACGATACGGCTGGTGCAGGCCGAATATGCGCAGGACTGGCTGACCGAGGCCAGCGACTCGAAACAGGCCGAATGGCGCGGCGATCCGTCCAAAGCCGGTGCGGGTGGCGCGATTGGCGATATCGGCACACATGCGTTTCAGCTTGCCCGCTTCGTAACCGGCATGATCCCGGAAAAACTGGCCGCCGATCTGACCGCCTTTGTTCCCGGACGAAAGCTGGATGATAATGCGAATATCCTTCTGCGCTATGCCGAGGGCGCGAAAGGCTCGATCTGGTGTTCGCAGGTCGCGCCGGGCACGGAGAACGGGCTGAAACTGCGCGTTTACGGCGACAAGGGCGGCCTGGAATGGGCGCATGAGGCGCCGGAAACGCTCTGGTTCACGCCATTCGGCGAGCCGACCAGAAAGCTGCGCCGGGGCGGGCCGGGGACACCGGAAAGCGTCATGGCAGCCAGCCGGGTGCCGCCGGGCCATCCCGAGGGTTATCTGGAAGGCTTCGCCAATATCTACACGGAAGCCGCTGCCGCGATCCGGGCACATCAGGCAGGCGAAACCTTACCGGAACCCATGCTGGTCCCCGGTTTACAAGACGGTCTTGAGGGTCTCTACTTCATCGACGCCTGTGTCCGCTCGAATGAGTCGGACACGGCATGGGTGAAGGTCATGCCATGA